ATCTACTACCCAGCTCCAAAGCCTCGTCATCCTGCCAGTCAATGGTGGCATTAGCTCATGGATCTCAGCCTATTAAATAAATACCCATAAAATCCCATACCTCTTCCCAACCGTCATTATGATATCAGTTGAAACTCATGCATATAGAAAATATTAAAAACCTGAGCCCATATGATCTGGAATAACTGTCTTCATCCAGGAATCGTCTGTGTTATCAACCATGTTCACCAGGAGCCGGCCAGCATATCGCACCTGCCTCGCAACATTTCGAGGGTGCGTCCCTTTTGTCAAACGCTTGCCAATCTTGCTGATCGGTCATAAGGCaaaatggatttttaatattTTCTATATTAAGTCATGGATTATTTATTTATCCTCGTTCGacctgaataaaagtaactgaacGGCGATTTTGTTTGTCCTGTACATCCAGTGTGTATAAGGACTTTTTGCTGTATGTACAATGTCCCATTAACATGTGGGACAAAGCAATGTTTAGTGGTCCTCTACCCAACATTCATACAAATCCATAGCAAGTCATTTATAGCACGTAAAAAgggtttatacaaaaaaaaaaaaaagccttcatcaatatcagattggcaggagtCCAGAATCTGGCACACCCACCGAACAGCTGTGGTGCTCATgtgagcgctgctttctcttctaAGGTTATCTGTGTGCAGTCTCCTTTGTAGcggcggtgcagtgtaattactgcTCGTGCCATTCATGAGAGCTGCAACCTCTTTAAAAAGCCGACTGGCAGGGGTGCAGGGTCaggcccccgccgatctgatattgatgacctgtcctaacgataggtcaccaatagtgttgagcgaacttgtttttaaagttctgcgtccaaagttcgggatatggattctgctaccacggaccataacggaatttggaatccagaacaggattcttcgataacccgaacccgaactttggacatAGAACTTAAAAAACAggttcgcccaacactagtcatcaatatTACGCCACTgctcaacccctttaatcctgtaAAACTCTTAACATGACAGCCAAGAATTCAGGTCTCGAGTCAGAGATACTGATGGGCACGGCAAGTGATGGTTGGGCCTGAGTAGAAATAGGCTCCATCCCATCATCATAGAGGTGCGACACCACGTAATCTGCGGATGATGTTGGCTATCTTCTTGGCCAGTCCACCCTTCTTATTGTCCTCCACTTGAAAAGTCCTGGTGAGGAGGTTGTAGAAAGAGCCGTAGCCCACGGCCACCACAGTGCAAGTCAGACAGATGACATTATAGGGCATGCTGAAGTCAGGAGTAGGAAGGTTCACCAGTAAGGGTTCAGTGTACAGCCGCATGAAGTAACCGGAATCATCAGAGGATGGGAATCTGGCAATGAGCAAAATGGAGAATAAGAGAAGGAAGTTCTCAGGAAATTGGCCATGAAATTTCAGTTATTGTAGTTGTCTACGGCTCTTCAAAGGGAACGGGTCACCTATAACTCCTTCTGCCAATTAAAATAAGATTGTGAcattcttttttttctaatcagtttttattttctgactgtAGATTTCTACTTCTGCATgagattatgggggcggccatcttgcctgagctgttaacagcatttacagcagccaccaagtgccatagacacaatggactagGGAGGGAATTCAACACTCCACACCTGGTAGAGACCTGCAGGAAAGCCTCAGCATGAGGACGGCACAGGATTGGAGAATATTACTTGGTTCTTTGATACCAATTTCTGCTGTTTCctaggttaggcctctttcacatgagtgataTGGAATGACGCAGGATCTGATCAGGGAAAAACGGATGTTTTGCAAGCAAGTCGAATCTCTTTTTTCTGCCATTGCGTTCAGTGTGTGCAGTTTTTCTGCCCGGATTGTATCTAGATTgcatgcgttttttcacgcaagtGAAGAAAaatctacatctcctagtaaCCATCAGCTGCATCTGGATGCCTTCTACGCAAGTCCCATTCACGTGGGGCCAGAGCTACATGAAAACCACACAATATGttgcgatttttcctgaatgcaaagatgatgcgtgaaaaatgtacacagacccattgaaatgaacgggtcaggatAAGTACAGATGCGTTCACTACACGCATCACAGCCAAACAGAAAAAAGACCCGCTTGAGATCAGTTATTGGTCATGGGTCTAACAGCTGAAACTGTCCCCACATGACATCCAGCCTACAGGGGAACGTGACACTACATGCCACCCAGCTGAACCGATGACCATATAATACAACGGGAGCCACTGTCTGCAGAGGCTTTCTACTCTGGTGAATAGAGACGGTGGtccaatgaagggggggggggggggggggggcatataaaTAAGCTATTTGGACAAAGCCGGTTATAACAAGTATCAGATAGatggggggtcctactgctgggacctccaccgatcatgagaagAGGGGCCCCGTAACCTGTGGAGCCCCCCTGAAACGGATGGAGTGGCTGGTCAGAAAAGTGCGCCGTCGTAATGGAGGGGTGCGCTTTTTCGACCGGCTGCTGGACCCCCCCACAGTCTcacagttatcccctatcctgttgtAGAAGGGATAACTTGtcataaccggaatacccctttaaggttacatacatttattttcttatttcataTTGCCTAGCAACCACTTGTCTTCCACCAACTTATTACATGTTGCACACAAGTAATTTTAGCCTTGGTTTAGGTATGTTTTACCATGGTCGATGATCATTTCCCTTATTATAGTTAGATGCCTGTATCTGGTGCATTCCTCATTCTTAATAAAATGTAACCCTCTGTATAATACTATATCCTCCCTCTGACCATGCAGTCTGATTCCCGGTAACTGACATTACTCCTCAGAGTAATATGAGAAGTCCAGATAGTAATACTCACATCGTGGAGAAGAGTGGGCTTGCTTCCAGCTCATCGGTCTTCGCATTCCTTACACTGGGGATCAGGACACTCAGTACTGAAGGACTATACAAGGAGACATGTTAGGATATTGGGCATGCTCCCTTACATACCCTCCTCACAGCACAAACATGAAGCTTATGAGGAGGCAAATCTCAGGAGCTAACCTTCTCCAATGTGGGCTACCAACAGGTAATGGGgaactaataaaaaataaaaataaactgtgcgACCCATAAGCAATCAGTAGAAAGCGACCAGGctttgacttagggctcatgcacatgaacgtatattatttccgtgtccgttccgttttttggcggaccgtatacggaaccattcatttttagTGGGTCCACAAtacaaacagaagttactccgtgtgcattccaagaaaaaaatataacatgtcctattattgtctgcattacagacaaggatagtgctgttctatcaggggccagctgccccgttccacaaaatatgcaatgaacacagacgtcatccgtattttttgcggatccgtttttttgtggaccacaaaatacataccgtcgtatgcatgaggccttaactttAGACTATCCAAGAAAAATATTGAAATTTATGATGTGgagagcacaaaaaaaaaaaaaaaaagctgtaaaagcaACCCCACCGTGCAATATCGGAAAGTGTGTAGGTACCTCACCTGATATAGAATCCATGATTAGGGTCCGGAGGGTACTCCGTCCACTTCAGCAGCGCCCTCTCAAACTGGATGCTTATCTTAGTGACTGAATTAGGTGGCAGTTGGATTAACATCTCTAAGAGATGGGGGCACTGGCGATCCTTGGCTGGCACATAGTGGATATAACCTGGAAAATAAACAGGACAAATGTCAAGAGCCACCCATAATCTAATGAGTatgtggcagcaggagaccctaAGGCTCAGGCACGTCCCTATCTTCTTGGTTCCCACCCGAAATAGCAGCTTCTCTCCTTACTCCTATTCACAAGTACTGCATGTGAACCAAGTCaaattaaattgaaggttccatATCCAGTCCCTAATGACGAGATAttgttaaccctttcactgcTGGGGCAATTTTCACAAAACTAGAATTGCAAAACCATAGTATATCTCCATATACGTTATGAAACTAGACACCATTGTGACATTCTGAAAATTCCACCCAGCATATTGCAATCTTGGGGAGTTGTCAGGCAACTTTGCACCAAAGCCTAAAGTTATGTAAAGAAGGCATTAAAAGTCAGGTCTGTGGTTAAACCCCTTTTGTAAGCAGAGACTAAAATGTACAACACATTTGTTCCCCCCTTCCTTCCAAGGGTCACTGAAAGATGTCTAGTGGAATAGATGACCGTAATGATATGGAATGGGTAAGAGGGGAGACAACATAAAGAAAAGCTTCGGTGAAATGTACAGGACGAGAGATGACAGTAACATGTTGGAATCTCTTCTTGTAAACATGTAAAAACTATATTAACGGTTACGAACCCCCTTCGGTCCattgtagggctgaaacgattacttgaTTAGATAGAGTAActcaacacaaaaaaatcctcaaacACAAATTCTTTGCATTGAGGATTCGTTTGTGCCGTGTAACCAAAGTGCGAGTGAAGCGATTGCTtttactcaccgctccgtggtctcccgccAGCCCGCACCGCGCTGTATCCTGACATacacacatcgtcaggacatagtgcgcgCTTACATGGGGTGGGGAGAAACCTGATAGAattggggtggggggaggggagtttttataaaggaaaatttttttttttttttccttattagagtactcaatcgttggaataaggcctcatgcacacgaccgttgtgtgcattcgtgtctgttgttccgttttccgtgattttctgcggacccatttactttcaatgggtccgttgaaaactcggaaaatgcaccgttgttcatccgcgtccgtgtttcaagtcaatgggtccgtgaaaaaacacgcactggccaccaatgagttaaatccaggggagggagggggcaccactgaagtgaaaggggctgcggATCCCTACACTACATGCAGTACTttcgtctccgctccaaaatcatcttctgagcgtaaacctaacggaccccattatagtctatggggtccgtaggctccgctcggctcagttatgtgcccaatccatcctttccgttctcctgctcctataacggtgcaggagaacggaaaggctaaacgctggtgtgaactcagccttacctaGGTATCTACTCATTCCAGGTCAGTCACCACCGATAGTCAACCAAGTCTACTATGCTATAGCTAAGAGAGGGCACTTGTGTATGATCGCAGCAGGTTTACTTATGACAGATCTCCCAACCTGGCGCACTTACTGGGTTTATTCTCTTTGCCCTTGGTAATTATGGTCAGCGTGTGGACGTATAGACGGAGGTACCAGGGAACAGTCTCCAGAAACATGACAGGAAAGGCCCTGAATGGATGATTGTTATAAATCATGGTATTAATCACTCCAGTCTGAAGGCCATAGCCACTAACATAACGATCAGCATGGAAGACGGGAGCCTGGGGTTGACCTGGCAGAGATAAAAGTTGGAAACACACAAAAGGTCTCATTACTATTATTGAAGTGGTATACAACAGAGGTAAGGACAAAATACAACATTGTCAACGCAAAAACCTTTCCAGTCACAATATGGTCGGGGAATGTGCTCaaatatttaaaacaaaaatgCACATGTTTAATTTAatgtgttttttccccccaatttgaATAAGGTTTAAAATAAGTTGTGTCATAAGATGCAGCATATTATGTgaaaatggcacaaattaaaCTATACGGTCCTGAGAAGCAAGAGACGCAGCACTGTTTAGCGTCACAGTCCATTCACGCCAGTGCCTAGAACCGCAGCACAGCACCACTGAAGTGAAAGGAGCTGCGGATGCCTACACTACTTGGTGACACCactgaagtgaaaggggctgcggATGCCTACACTACTTGGTGACACCactgaagtgaaaggggctgcggATGCCTACACTACTTGGTGACACCactgaagtgaaaggggctgcggATGCCTACACTACTTGGTGACACCactgaagtgaaaggggctgcggATGCCTACACTACTTGGTGACACCactgaagtgaaaggggctgcggATGCCTACACTACTTGGTGACACCactgaagtgaaaggggctgcggATGCCTACACTACTTGGTGACACCACTGAAGTGAAAGGAGCTGCGGATGCCTACACTACTTGGTGACACCactgaagtgaaaggggctgcggATGCCTACACTACTTGGTGACACCactgaagtgaaaggggctgcggATGCCTACACTACTTGGTTACACCACTGAAGTCAAAGGGGCTGCGGATGCCTACACTACTTGGTGACACCactgaagtgaaaggggctgcggATGCCTACACTACTTGGTGACACCACTGAAGTCAAAGGGGCTGCGGATGCCTACACTACTTGGTGACACCactgaagtgaaaggggctgcggATCCCTACACTACTTGGTGACCAGGAGAGCCACCGAGCAGAACAGCGCTAAACCCTTGATTCTTAGGACGGTGGAGGTCCGGGCAGCCAGAACCCAATCAGATAGTAACAGAATATGGATGTCAGCAGCAGTCATCTAATCAGAATCTGCAACAAGTGGCTGGTACTCTGTGGACGTCAAAGCCTCCATGTCTCGCATTTCCTCTGCAGAGAAGTCTCACTCCCCCAGCTGATAGCCGGGGGGTCATAGAGGCAGAACCAGCAGTGGGTGCCATCAGTGTTCCTGACGTCTTTTAGTTCTCACCTGAATCAGAACCTCCTTTCCACTTTAGTGCTACATTCACGTTTCTAGAGGTGTTGAAAAATTCGGGTTCTAGAAGATTATACAACGTGTACACCCTGTGATTTCCATGGACAGGAACCGTGATGTCCAAAGCTGAACTTGGTGTGACTTCAAACAGGTCAATCTCTTTCTGGAAAGGTGGAGAAAGTCATGTTGTTAGCACGTCCTGAAAATGAACACTCGACAGCCTAGACCCATGTCCAgttgaaaaagataaataaaaaacagaagggggggggggtcctctgtCAAGGACTTGGCCAGAGAGGACACCTCTTGCTCTGGAAGGCCCGTCCTGAATTACACATGTATGAAAACCTcgccagagaaaaaaaaaaaaaaaaaagtgtacttgTCGCCCAGAACAAGAGTCCATGTTTCCTATTTCCAGGGCAGTTTAGAAACTGGAAGCTGAACTgtgaaatgtgtcaccaaaaatgttatctgccagttaaaaccagatggtagcacatatacatttttttctaatctgtttttattttctgattcagATTTATTCTATTtcatgaacatgattatgggggcggccatcttgcctgagctgatcTCAACAGAATTTAGAAATCggtaagaaaattgctttacggcagtcaCATGGGCCATGGACGCAATGTacaggaggggaccctattgatttctatgggagagttttctaggcatgctctgtgatctgtgcagaggtcattgtacaaggaaaggaaagaatagataaggctactttcacactagcgttaatattttacggtattgagatccatcatagggtctcaataccagaaaaaaactcttccgttttgtccccattaattgtcaatggggacaaaacctaactgaacagaacagaatgctccaaaattcattccgttccgttctcatatcggagagcagcatgctgaagtttgctttccatcctgggatgcggaacaaaacggatccgtcatgacccacaatgcaagtcaatggggacggacagAATAGAAAATGGACacgtcccccattcactttcaatggagttcatgacggatccgtcttggcaatgttaaagataatacaaccggatccgttcataacagatgcagattgttgtattatcagtaacggaagagtttttgctaGTGTGAAAgctgtgacaatcacctattgtgaatggtggatgctgtcttatctg
The sequence above is a segment of the Bufo gargarizans isolate SCDJY-AF-19 chromosome 6, ASM1485885v1, whole genome shotgun sequence genome. Coding sequences within it:
- the PIGT gene encoding GPI transamidase component PIG-T, with the translated sequence MAAVWLLLLPLLLSPRGGDAAGLPHGDSFQEELLLTPLRSGDIAATFQFRTRLDSDLRQERVSHYRLFPKVLGQVIWKYSIQELHLSFTQGFWHTRSWGQPLLQAPAGAELWVWFQESVKDVDKNWKELTNILSGIFCASLNFIDSTNTVTPTASFKPLGLANVTDHHLLRYATLPREIVCTENLTPWKKLLPCGSKVGLASLLEAERLYHTSYHSQSVHIRPVCRDAGCSAVSWELRQMLTVVFDMYTNGLGKRDWSLFKMFARTVTEPCPLATHSKIYVESGYDEKEIDLFEVTPSSALDITVPVHGNHRVYTLYNLLEPEFFNTSRNVNVALKWKGGSDSGQPQAPVFHADRYVSGYGLQTGVINTMIYNNHPFRAFPVMFLETVPWYLRLYVHTLTIITKGKENKPSYIHYVPAKDRQCPHLLEMLIQLPPNSVTKISIQFERALLKWTEYPPDPNHGFYISPSVLSVLIPSVRNAKTDELEASPLFSTIFPSSDDSGYFMRLYTEPLLVNLPTPDFSMPYNVICLTCTVVAVGYGSFYNLLTRTFQVEDNKKGGLAKKIANIIRRLRGVAPL